One genomic region from Branchiostoma lanceolatum isolate klBraLanc5 chromosome 7, klBraLanc5.hap2, whole genome shotgun sequence encodes:
- the LOC136438256 gene encoding uncharacterized protein translates to MAYTGDTEAVKVSENGVVFAETISFDDANNCETLHVPAHNERAEVDIRHCFADKEGTSGKSLYCFIKESECYLLPIEEEGEPAGLEEQEEGIEKFEDQSNLLLDADGIEVHANKWVITGKADRSELPGSLANFNADFPVYFADKIDEDAVILSNGDDEPEENDKRQLIPNGCSSGAPQRMYAVTSPSGCEYLVFCQGQNNKYSQCPRRHITDSFFMTCLCCPGVTRWQGCLYCEDLD, encoded by the exons ATGGCATATACA GGGGACACTGAGGCCGTCAAAGTGAGCGAGAACGGCGTGGTCTTCGCCGAGACGATCAGCTTTGATGACGCCAACAACTGTGAGACACTCCACGTGCCTGCGCACAACGAGCGGGCTGAGGTGGACATCCGCCACTGCTTCGCCGACAAAGAG GGTACGTCTGGCAAGTCCTTGTACTGCTTCATTAAAGAGTCCGAGTGTTATCTGCTTCCCATTGAAGAAGAAGGGGAACCGGCCGGCCTGGAGGAGCAGGAGGAAGGCATTGAGAAGTTTGAG GACCAAAGCAACCTTCTCCTCGACGCAGACGGCATCGAGGTCCATGCGAACAAGTGGGTCATCACCGGCAAAGCAGACCGCTCGGAGCTGCCCGGATCTCTCGCCAACTTCAACGCCGACTTCCCAGTCTACTTCGCAGACAAAATTGATGAAGACGCAGTCATTCTGTCAAATGGTGATGACGAGCCTGAAGAAA ACGACAAGCGACAGCTGATTCCTAACGGCTGTTCTAGCGGCGCGCCCCAACGTATGTACGCTGTCACCAGCCCCAGTGGGTGCGAGTACCTGGTGTTCTGTCAgggacaaaataacaagtacagccAGTGCCCCCGTCGCCACATCACCGACTCCTTCTTCATG ACTTGCCTGTGCTGCCCCGGTGTCACCAGGTGGCAGGGTTGCCTGTACTGCGAGGACCTCGACTGA
- the LOC136438257 gene encoding uncharacterized protein, protein MRIYLVLVLCLAGAACARSVHDHEVEDVLQALRAALENVDGTLGRRAEGGTETVKVSENGVVFAETISFDNVNNCETLHVPAHNERAEVDIRHCFNDKEVKADIFMV, encoded by the exons ATGAGGATCTATCTTGTGCTGGTTTTGTGCCTGGCCGGTGCGGCCTGCGCCAGGTCCGTACATGATCATGAGGTGGAAGACGTGCTGCAGGCTCTCCGCGCGGCCCTTGAGAACGTCGACGGGACTCTTGGAAGGAGGGCCGAG GGGGGAACGGAGACCGTCAAAGTGAGCGAGAACGGCGTGGTCTTCGCCGAGACGATCAGCTTTGATAACGTCAACAACTGCGAGACCCTCCACGTGCCTGCGCACAACGAGCGAGCTGAGGTGGATATCCGCCACTGCTTCAATGACAAAGAGGTAAAAGCAGATATATTCATGGTATAA